A stretch of Plasmodium knowlesi strain H genome assembly, chromosome: 1 DNA encodes these proteins:
- a CDS encoding tRNA pseudouridine synthase, putative, with protein MNNYQKNKERIKRLKLEGQKRRGDTGETCEKCVTHERDESAPRERHPNLKKYALCIGYVGSRYHGCQGQGKDCMTIENEIERTLIKMNGVGRRGGCKKDFNFCQSRSARTDLGVHALYNVFVYQVDLNCGQAGGAVGVVTENVVATDSLATDSLAIDVVANGDAAHNADATSTEVRTHNATTQSTALAERKEKEKKFVHLLNEHLPEDIRCFGMHRVTKSFDARKFCSFRLYEYLFPVYVLSEVVVRDEYRDVFDEALRVMDGRVEELKRRKRDAVDQKGENEVADQKGENEVADQKGENEVADQKGENEVADQKGENEVADQKGENKVADQKGEDESAGKNCADEAAKQNTWDDILTVKEQKEDLTEEELNAFFEIVQNYAGYHNFHCFTKNKVDQTTFRFIKYLDVSTVNLFNYNFVSVKILGQSFLMHQIRKMLTLSVETFRKATSVNSIYYCLKSGEYVPISLFPAEGLMLICPYFNAYNEKVCNPPQSPPICFEETEEILMFKRDVVAKCIIEKMQSNVWKDWMLKMNKRPFVYHFMRDRLGDAKPSCERTDQV; from the exons ATGAATAATTATCAGAAGAACAAGGAGAGGATAAAGAGGCTTAAGTTGGAAGGGCAGAAAAGACGGGGTGATACTGGAGAAACATGCGAAAAATGCGTAACCCATGAGAGGGATGAGTCTGCTCCACGGGAGAGACACCCTAATTTGAAAAAGTACGCCCTGTGCATTGGGTATGTGGGGAGCAGGTATCATGGGTGCCAGGGGCAAGGGAAGGATTGCATGACCATCGAAAACGAGATAGAGAGAACCCTGATCAAGATGAACGGCGTGGGACGACGTGGTGGCTGCAAGAAGGATTTCAATTTTTGCCAGTCGCGCTCCGCCAGGACGGATCTCGGCGTGCACGCCTTGTACAACGTGTTTGTGTACCAGGTAGACTTGAACTGTGGGCAGGCGGGCGGTGCAGTTGGTGTGGTAACGGAAAACGTGGTAGCGACAGACTCATTAGCGACAGACTCGTTAGCGATAGACGTAGTAGCGAATGGTGACGCGGCCCACAACGCAGATGCCACTTCCACAGAGGTTCGCACCCACAATGCTACCACCCAAAGCACCGCCTTAGCGGaacggaaagaaaaggaaaaaaagtttgtGCACCTTCTGAACGAGCACTTGCCGGAAGACATTCGCTGTTTTGGCATGCACAGAGTAACGAAGAGCTTCGATGCGAGGAAGTTCTGCTCGTTCCGATTATACGAGTACCTCTTCCCTGTGTATGTTTTGAGTGAGGTGGTTGTGAGGGATGAGTACAGGGATGTGTTTGATGAGGCTCTGCGTGTGATGGATGGGCGCGTAGAGGAGCTTAAGAGGAGGAAGCGCGATGCGGTCGATCAGAAGGGTGAAAATGAAGTGGCTGATCAGAAGGGTGAAAATGAAGTGGCTGATCAGAAGGGTGAAAATGAAGTGGCTGATCAGAAGGGTGAAAATGAAGTGGCTGATCAGAAGGGTGAAAATGAAGTGGCTGATCAGAAGGGTGAAAATAAAGTAGCTGATCAGAAGGGTGAAGATGAATCGGCCGGGAAAAACTGTGCAGACGAGGCAGCGAAACAAAATACCTGGGATGACATCCTTACcgtgaaggaacaaaaagaagacTTGACGGAAGAAGAATTGAACGCCTTCTTTGAGATTGTCCAAAACTACGCAGGGTATCACAACTTTCACTGCTTCACCAAAAACAAAGTAGACCAAACGACCTTCCGTTTTATCAAGTATTTAGATGTGAGTACAGTTAACCTATTCAACTACAATTTCGTCTCTGTGAAAATATTAGGTCAGTCTTTCCTAATGCAccaaataagaaaaatgttaaccTTATCTGTCGAGACCTTTCGAAAAGCTACATCTGTAAATTCCATTTATTATTGTCTCAAATCGGGAGAGTATGTACCCATTTCATTGTTCCCTGCTGAAGGTCTGATGCTCATTTGCCCGTACTTCAATGCATACAATGAGAAGGTGTGCAATCCCCCACAGAGCCCCCCAATCTGCTTCGAGGAGACTGAAGAAATTCTCATGTTCAAACGGGATGTGGTCGCCAAGTGCATTatcgaaaaaatgcaaagtaACGT gTGGAAGGACTGGATGCTGAAAATGAACAAGCGCCCATTTGTGTACCATTTCATGAGGGATAGACTTGGAGATGCGAAGCCAAGCTGTGAGAGGACCGACCAAGTATGA